The genomic interval TTGGCCCAGCCTATGACGCTGACCAGTTCCTTGTCGTAAATATCACTAAGGACGCTTAGTATCTCATTGGGatcattgttattgttgttttggaAAATGCAAGTCCCATTGGGCGTAACTCCAACGCTGGACTCCAGTTTTATGCTGCCCGAGGAGGATGAGGCCTCATCATTAGTTATGCTAGTCGTGTGCACTTGCGGTGGCGGCGTTTGGACGCTCAAGGCATCCGGCTCATAGGAATTAAGCACCTCAAGGATCTTGACATCGCACAGCGAGGTGGTGTTGGATTGGTAGAGCAGCTGCATAGTCTGGTAAGAGTTTGATACAGGATTCCTTCGGTACTTCTGCCGTCCTCCACGAACTCGATCCAAACGCACACCCTCCTGAAAAGTCAAAGCAATTAGAGTTTAGGAACTTCAACTCGAGACTATGAAATTACCTTGAGCATGCCCATTAGTAGACATTTCTGGAAGCGACACGCTTGGCAGGCCTTGCGTCTCCGCTTGTTAATCTCACACTCGTTGTTCGCCGGACACGTGTACTCTATGTTGCCTTGGATGGTGCGTTTAAAGAACGCTTTGCAAGCCTCACAGCTCGCCACACCATAGTGGAATCCACTGGCCACATCGCCACAAACCAAACACAATCGACGAAGCTCGTCCCTGACGGATCCCGATCCAGTTCCGGCACTCGCATTGTTCGCATTTCCACCACTCGTACCACCACCTCCGCCATTGCCGCCACTTGTACCACTTCCCTTCAAACTATCGCCATCATTGCTTAAGGATACATTGTGCAAATCGCAGGATAGTGAGGTCGTCGAGCTGCAGAGCTGCCTTTCCGGCGAAACCGAGGGCGAGGATTTCAGGCCGTTTGTGCCACTCTGCGTGGCCGTTGACTTGGAGCTGGGACTGAAGCAGGAGGCCGATGGAGTGTCCACCTCCTGTTTGATGTGCAAGATGCTGACGCCGTCGGACATGTTCGTGCCTTGGCTGGGCGAGAAAAAAAAGAGTTGCGGATAAGATAAGCAATATGTTTGAACAAGTTAAATCCTTTGATTTGAACTTCAAGAAGGTGATTGATTAGAAAGAGGATTCGAGATACAAGGCTAAGGATAAATGATATTATACCATATGAGGATAAACCTAAAATGCGGCGAGGAATGAACAAGTAAAGAGTTGAAATGTGGGAAAAACGTTTAATTTCGCCAAATCACCGCGATAAAGATCGCTTTACTTTAATGTCAAATAGAACGCGATGCACAGTGGTAAACATTGAACCTAAAATCGGGTACTTCACAATGCCAACGCTGTTATCTGTACTTATGAATGAGTAGTCCCAGTGAAGCCCACAGTGCTGGGCCAGTCGCACGAAACCTGGTCACGGAATTCTTAATGAATGCAAAATGTAATTGTAATTAAGCCgcgcaaaaaccaaaacaaacgGCGGTCCGCCCAGTGCAATTCGAATGCGATCCCCGATCCACAAGTGAACGTATGCAAGCTCGATAGCTTACCCTTCTCCCGCATAGAACTTCATCGGTGGTCGTGGAAAAGTACGGGACAGAAATGAACTAAAAACCGAACCGCGCGCCGTGAGTGCGATAACAGCACTGTGCGTGGAGTACCTTCCAGCTGAAGGTACTACAAATCACGACGCACAGTGCTGACATTGATTAGGCAAAAGCGAAGTAAATTAAAATCGGAAAGGGACAGTGGTGGAAGCGAAGCTTAAATACCCTACCAATAGGCAACCAATTGGAATGGCAGCACTCTGACCTCATTATCAGCTAGGCACTGAACACGAGTCTATATTTAGACTAGTCATATACAATATACATAATCTGTCTGTCTGGAAATGGTCAAATATCCTTACTACCGTATAGTTCCTACAACTCGTGGGTTGCTGCACCCAGACAACTCTGTGGCAGGGTATAAAACGCTGGCAAAGACAATGGGGGGCAGTAGTGGTGTAGTAAGTAGACGGCGGACGACATCGGCCAGGTTGCAGATGAAAGATAAGCAGCACTAAGCACTCTGCTCTTATCAGCCCGAGGGAAGCCAAAGCCAGGAGATTGTGATTGCGGCCCAAGGTGGGCCTGTCCGCCTCTGTTTACATACTTACATAAAATCGTTCTGAGGATCTTTTGTGTAATCAGCTCCACTGTAACAACGTCAATACATATCGGCCTCCTCGACCGTTTGCATGTAGTACTTGTTTTGGTCCGAGTTGAGCACCTTCTTGTTATTGCTTCTGTATTCGTTTCTCTGCATTTTTCGATGCTCGAGTCTTTATTGTTTATTCACTGGTCATTATTGCTGGGCATCGTGGCTTTTGGCGACCATCGGGGATTCAGTTGCACTTTCTATGAGAATGCAGACAGCATCTGCATCGATTTTGTGCGTCTGGATtgggatttggatttggcACTCGGGCAAGGCACGAAACGTCACTCTGCGCGGATACGAGTCACATTGTTTGGGGGCTCTTTAGTGTGAGCATGCTGTTCTCGCTGGTTTTCGCGCAGATATTTGCATATTGGAAAGATTgaaatgtaatttttattttcttttttggtgaaCCAGACCTGACCAGGGCTGGCAAACACTGAACACCTTCGGGGAGCCAGGGATGGTGCTGGCTCGTGCTCACGACTCGGTGGTTCGCTTTTCGGAACTATAACActgccaaaattaatttacagacttatttatttttacaaataaaaattacaataattTATATACTCATTTACATAATGTTGTACTCTAAAATAACTAACAATGTCATATAGTTTTATTAGTTTCATGGTAGCTGCTTATCCTTAATGCAAGTGAATGATTTCTAAAGTTAGTCAAATTCGGAGTAGTCGCTGCGTTTTCCAGCACTGGCGCATGCAACTCTGCCCTCGATTCGCACTCCCTGGTTCGCTCTGCTCTGTTGCTGTTCCACTTGCCTTTGTGTGGGTGCTGGTGTGTGTGCAAAACAGAGCAAAAACAATTGCGCGACAGGAAATCCAAATATCATTAAACATTACGTGGATCAGTTAAATAAACGCCTTGCAGCCAACCACTAGTCAACAGCGGTGTCCTGCGTATATTGATAGGGCCGAGGCAGAGGTGTTAGCGCTACAAATAGGTACAAATAAACGATTCCCAGTCACGTATGTACATTTCGCAAGCGTCtgggtgtgtgttttgtttgttgttgttgcttttatcAGCAGCCCCAAAAAGTGTACACACACTAGTGCAAAGTTTGTTATTGTATTtattaacatatatttactgCTTTGGCCCACGCTTTGTTTGCGCCATTCGCCATTCCGTAATGCGCCATCGGTAAATCGCGAGATCAACACATTTCCCTGGCCGATCAGTCCGATATAGCTAACGATTTACGTCCAATCTGTTGCAGGACCCCAGCCCCTCCCACAAAGAAACCATGATGAGCCTGCTCGGGCGCACCGATGTGGATGCGGGCGAAGTGTTCGTCAACTTCAACCAGAATATAACGTAAGTTACAGTGCACACTGGCTAAAGGGAACGATGATAAAGTTGTGCCAGTAATATTTGTTCTACTTATGTTTGTATATAATTGCTATTAATTTAGTTTACAAACTATATGAGTCATAGTTTTTGCGAAGCGAATTAAAATTCTTAACACCACCTACTACTTGCTAACCCACTCACACTTTCCACCCTTTCAGTTCCCTGGCCGTGGCCACCAGTGGAGGCTACAGCCTGTACAGCCTGGGCTCCGTGGACTCGACCCTGGACAAGATCTACCACACGAAAAGCGATGAACTGTTCCTCATCGAGCGTCTGTTCGAGAGCTCCCTGGTGGCCATAGTTTCCCAGCGAGCACCACGCAAGCTCAAGGTGTGCCACTTTAAGAAGCAGAGCGAGATCTGCAACTACTCGTATGCAAACACAATACTGGCCGTAAAGCTCAATCGCGAGCGATTGATTGTGTGCCTGGAGGAGTCATTGTATATCCACAATATCCAGGACATGAAGGTGGTGCACACCATACGCGACACACCGTGCAATCCGCAGGGTCTTTGCGCCCTCTCCTCGTCCTCGGAGCACTGCTATTTGGCCTATCCGGGCAGCGTGACTGCTGGCGAGGTACAGATCTTTGATGCCATCAACTTGCACGCCAAGACCATGATTCCCGCCCACGACACACCCCTGGCGGCATTGGCCTTTAGTCCCTCGGGCACGGAGATAGCTACGGCCAGTGAGCGTGGCACGGTGATCCGAGTCTTCAGCTCCCAGGATGGCAGTCGACTCTTTGAACTGCGACGGGGACTAAAGCGCTGTGTGTCCATCGTTTCGCTGTCGTTTAGCACGTGCGCCGAGTATCTGGTGTCCAGCTCCAACACCGAGACGGTTCACATCTTCCGGCTGGATCGCAGTGCCACGGAAACGGCCGAAGGCCATGGCAGCAAGCAGTCGAGCGACGACTGGATGGGGTAAGCGGTGTTGGATTCGGATAAATCAACTTATCGTTGTAGCTTTTGTAGATTGTTGTACTTTCTGCTCGATGCAGTTATGGCTTATAGTCAACTATTAAGGTGTGGGTGTTCTGTACATAATCGCTATTACCTCCCGACTCCTATGTTTGAAACCAAACCCATCTGCTATCATCCACGGCTTTCGtcgaattattaatattaaatgtcACATCTGTTCAGTTCCAAGAACCTTTTCCCATCTGGTTTAGTAATATATAAATCCATTTCAACTATTATTTTCATTGACCACACTGATCCATTTATATGTACAAATGTAGTCCTCTcatttttaacatatttaaaaGAATTGGTTTTAATACTAAAGCTTTGTGTCTAAAAGGAAATCATTCAAGGGTTTCTCaactaaatattatttgtaaATTAAAGTCAAGCAAGAGAGAACCAAAATGCCAATACAGAACTGCCGACATCATTTTGAACAGCGATTTTGATGAAAACAAGCCCAGATCAAAGTATCTTTTTTTGTACAGGACTTaggaatttttgattttttttatatttctcgTGTGGCACTTGACATTTATctatttttcttttctttcattttgcGAATCCACCAAACACGTACCAACCAACCAcctcaacaacaacaaccacaactaCTCAACCACTCACCATATCTACTCTCTCATGCAAGTTACTCGTTTTTTAGATTCTTGAGCAAAACGGTCACCAGCTACCTGCCCACGCAGGTGACCGACGTGTTTAGCCAAGGCCGTGCCTTCGCCTCGGTCACTCTGCCGGAGGCGGGAGTGCGCAGGATGTGCGCCATTACCACGATACAAAAGCAGCTAAGGTGAGTCTAGCTCGGATCGCAGTTTTGTTTTCAGTTCAATTTGCAACGAAGAACGCACGGGGCGAAAAAAAAGGCATAAAATTCTACCTAGTTATAAAGGATTTCGAAAAACTACAATTCAATGCGAGCTTAATACCTTAGGTAGGGATTTTGGGTTCTAGAAACCAATGCCCTTGTTCCGCGTAAATCATTTACACTACCTACTTTATCTGGCTTTATATGGGTTACATATGTTTGAATTTCCCTGTACTCTGTTGAAATGTACTTAATATGCTCTTTGCAAGAGCAACCTATTTTTGATATGGgtttataaaacaaaaattgagTCACGTGCAAATTGAACTATAAACTAATTATCCTCGCCTCTATTTCAGTTCTAATTAACGGTCCATTCTGTTGCATTTGCAGACTGCTGATTGCCTCACAGGATGGGTACTTGTACGTGTATTCCATTCCCACCGTCGAGGGTGCAGAGTGTCAGCTAATAAAGAGGCACGACCTGCGGCTGGAGGACCACTATGCCATGGATATCAAAGGTGCTTAACTGTTCGCTTCTCGCACACACTTCACACTTACACACATCCCAACCAAACCCACAATCGAAACAAATTCTCTAGTTGATTCACCTCAAACTCTAGGCCTGAACAGTGGCGTGAGCATTGGCGGAGCAGCTGGAGTTCCGCCGAGCAGTGCAGGTGCGGCCGGAGCAGGCACTGGTGGAAGTGGCGGTGATGGCAAGTCGGCTGTTTCTGTTACCGGTGGTGTCGACAAACCAAGTAGCTCCTATGCGTCGGCCGTGAAGGGTGACGATCCCGTGGGACCCTCATCCGCTTAGACAAGGGCAATGATCAAAAATGAGAGATGCAGCGATGGTAAACGAAACTCACTCCTCAAAGTAATAAGGACGATGATGCTAAAGTGATTGCAATGATGCTTGGCGACTGGCGGCTGgcgacggcggcggcgataatgatgatgatttAACGACGGTGGCTCTGTGGCGTCAAGCGtatttaagtaaataaataggTCATAGACTTAATTTAGCTCTTAACGTTGTCAGCGATGATTCTTCCTCGTTTTGTACCAGCCAATATTCCTTTGTGCGGCCTCTCCCTAcccaaaacatttttttagtTCTAAGCCCCCGTTCCTGGCGCTGCCATTGGAATGTGAAATGCTTTTGTCATACACTCCTAAGTTAGttgttaattaataatttagaCGGATTTACAGATTCGCTTTGATATTTGAGTTGCCAGCtttttatacaaaataaacGGCCTTTGCAAATTAgttcttaattttttattttaccaGTCCTCGCGCCCTCATCCCTTGACAATCCACCGAACTCGATTTGTATGTAAAGTTCTCGCCTAGCTATGGTTTAATCATATCGAAATATCTTGGATTAAGCACGTACACCacacctatatatatatattaaatcttcaatttaaaattaaacattcaGCTAGCGACACGATGAGTGAAATGAAATTCGAAAAATCGGAGAGTGCAATGGAGGAACAATTTTCGGCATATATAAATAGAATATATTTTGTACAAAGTCAAATATTTTAGAACATAATGtttaaaatggaaaaaacaGTTTACAAACGAAACTCATACGCTACTTTATTgtattcaataaattatttgaattaaacatttttttgccttttcgatgtctaaaaatatattataatatttttttctttatttggcTAAATTCCTcgtggcaaaaacaaaattttcgaaatatttaaaattggcgaacaatttttaaattgtgtGTTTTTCAACACTGTAGGATGGGAAAATTGTGGTACACTTTTGGtataatttataaaagtttCCGCGGTCACACTGAGCGGtgctaaaaaatatattaggattaaattaaataaattgcgTGAAATACGAGAAAATTAAAAGTTATATTACTTCCACGGACGCGCGAGATGAAGGAGAACAACAAGATCCTCCAGCTCATCTATGTGGCGTGGCGCGAGCGCTGGACGGACTCCCAGTGGGGCATCAACATAAAAAAGGCAAGGCAACCCAAGCAAATCAACACACCGAACTATCAATATTCGTGTTTACCAATATATTGTAAATGCAATGAGGCCTGTACATTGAGAATTTTAGGGGTTCAAGTTGCCCGTCTCCGTGCTTTTGGTCTTGGGCTCGAAAACCGGATCCTCTGCCTGGGACAGGGCCAAAACCAGTTGGCGCTGCTTTACGGAGAGATTCCGGGGTATACGCACCTTCAGCGTGACGATGTGGTTGCCCACGCCCTCCTTGGAGCGCACCCCCTTGCCATTGAGCACCACCTGGGTGTGTGATTGGGTGCCCGGCTCCACACGCAGCTCCACGGTTTCGTACAGACCCCGTATGTGAAAGGATCCGCCCAGGATGGCCTCCGATATGTTTAGGTGCTTGTCGCTTAGAATGTCATTGCCAACGCGACGGAAATAGTCGCTAGACGGCACCGACAAGCGGTAGGTGACCTGCTGCTTGGTTTCCGGATTAATAAGGTTCACCACATCTCCGTCCCGGGATCCTGAAGGCACCGAGACCATTACGTCCACGCTGGACACTACAAATCCCCGATTCGAACAGGTTTCGCAGTCGTTGCGATTTGTGAATCGCTTGCCCTTGCACTGCGTGCATGTGTTCACCGATGAGAAGGTTGGCGTTTTGGTCATGACCTTTCCAGTCCCATTGCATCGCCGACAGGGTTCCTTGCCCACATCCCGATGCGCCATCAATTGCGACTTGCCCTTGCAGGTCTCGCACTTCCGCAGGTAGCGCAGCTCTATCCGCTTCTTGCATCCCACTGTCGCCTCAAGGAAGTCAAGTGGCAGATCGAACTCGTTACTCTTCAGTTTGTTGATCTCTAGATGGCGATTGAAGTATCGTGTTCATACCATGGTGTGTGATGAATCTAAAATCCGTCTGCTTACCATCATTTGTCGTCTTATCCGAATCAAACTTCTTGGCCTCCTCGAGGCCCACATTCAAGGGATTGCCCGCCTGTTCGAGAAAAGCGCGCTCATCCTTAATCCCGCCCAGCTGATCGTACTCCAAGCGCTTCGTCTCATCGGTTAGAATGTTATAGGCGTTGGACAGCTCCTGGAAGTGCTTCAACTTTTGTTCCGAGTGCGTGGAGTCGGGATGATAGCGCTTGGCCAGCGCATAGAAAGCCGATCTGATTTGCTGGATGGTGGCGTGCCTGTTGACGCCCAACACTTTATAGTAGTAGTCCTTGGGCATGCCGCGGCTTGGCGGGTACTTAACAGCCGGAGATGACACCTGTTGAGGCGTGGCTCCCGCTGACGTTCGCTTCGCTTCCCGCTGGCGATCTGGATAGTAGGCCGGTTTCGTGGTCCTGAACTGATATTGACTGATGAATCGCATACAGATGCAGCAGGCTGCGACAGCGGGAGCGCGGCCCAACTCCAGGCAATGTGCCGTCCACCTACAGTTATCCGTTGCAGCTCCGCTGATTAAAGTGCTTAACACGTCTCCAGGACtgcgaaataattttaaacGAAACATTTCTTATCGCGTAACGAAATATGCAACTATGTATAAGTGGAAATCCTAACTAGATTTTTATgttgttctgtttctgtttattttatggGGTTGTGACCCAGATATCGTGTTAAAGTTTGACAGGAAAAGAAAATGTTTCATTATTGTCCCTCCCTTGATTACTATTTCAGGTGCTCCCGAGAGGAGTCAGTGGAGATGTATACAATCTGGCGGACTGTTTGATGCAGCAGGCACTCATTGGCTCCACGGCAAATCCGGTGAGTAGTTGATTTGATTATTGAGATTGTTTTCTAGATTGTAATTTATGCCTTTCAGTTGGTTCTTAACTACCTGAAGCACTCACTGTGCGCCCATCTCGTTTCTCACGCTGCTGTCCTTCGGTGCATTGCTAAATATGACAAATTGGAGCGCGTATATTGCATTACAGCGCTACTTGAATTCCTGGCCAGCATCGTGGATGGCGTTACCTGCCGGTAAGTCCTTTTAGTTTTATAAGTCTTTAAAAAGCAGGAGTAAACATAACTGCTCATTCCTATTTCCAGAATAAAATCTGAGGAAGCGGTTTTACCGAGTTCCGTCGTCCACTTGGTGTACTGGCTGCTTCAAATCTTCGCCAGAACTGTGCAGCACTATGAACTGTATGGCGAGATTAGCGCTGAGCAATCATACATGCTGGACCAGACCTGCGTGGTGATAGATCGGCTTAGCCAGCAGCAGTTTCTGCTGTCTATGCTGTACGTGGGCTGTCACGAAGAGCTCGATATATGTGGACGGATTCGGGATAAGTACGCTACCATCAAGGGATCGTTGACGAACTCAAACTTTACGCTAAACGCACCACAAGTGGAGCAGCAATTGCAGCAGTTGGCCTTTATAGAAGCCAAGCATCTTGAAATGCAGCCACTTAATCCGCCGCCAACACTCGAGAAGATCTCGTGCTGCGTGCAACCCTTACTGGCGGTGGAAGTGCTGCTCAATCCGTGCAAGGACACCAGCTACTACGTGGCTGAGTTGCAGATGCTGCAACGATTAAAGAAATACTCCAATACACGCCTCTTCTACGAAATCATCCGTGCTGGATTCCTCACGCTGAGCAATGTTGCGGATACAAGTCCTGACACTATGTGGGGTGCCTTTATGTTCTTTAAAATGCCGCACATCATTAAGCAATTGCACGCCCTGCAACGGATTCCCGGGGAGCAACCACCACCGGCCGATTACATACCCGAGTTGGTGGAGGCTTTGGAACTGCTCATCGAGGACAATCTGCTGCTGGACTTCATGGATACCAAGTGCTCGTGCAATATGATCGAGTTCCTTTTGAATGACTGGACCAAGCAACAACTAGTCAATGATGTCCACGTGAAGAAGTTCGCCAGTCAAAGGTTAGTCGAGAGATCATGCATTTTGTACACCCATCTTAATTATGTAATTTAAAACGAACTCTTCCAGGGAAGCCGCCTCTCAATTACTCAAGAAATGTGACAATGGCCAACAGACACCCTCCAATATAAACTTCATCAAGCGCGCAGAGGTTCCGCTCTCCGGAGTACTAAAGACGCTGTGCACCAACAAAGTGCAGGACATGGTGAATGTCCTTTGCCAGGTGCCGGTGGGCAACAGCTTCGAGTTGATTCTTTCAGTGGCTACCGTCGAGGGTCGCCTCAAGACATTCGTATCGCGTCTGATCCAATGCAATGAGAACTCCAAGCCGGTGCCGGGCGAGCTGGGCAAGCTGTGCGTCATCCGGTCCACGCTGTTTGATGTTTCCTTCCTAATGCTGACTAGCATTGTGCAGACCTATGGATCCGATGTTCGTAAACCCCCCAAATAACTATATTATTACGCTGCAATTTTAATGAATTCTTGTTTATTTCAGGTGGTCTTATCTGAGCGGGGTGACTCATTTTTTGAGAAATGGGTGCGTGAGTGCATGGTGGAAAGAAATAAGCTTAAGAATCCGCGTCAAATTCTCGCCCTCTGTGATGACAGTATTGTCGACGAGCTATTGCTTAGCTTCAGTAAACCAGAGGCAGCACAACTGAAGGCAAACAACTTAAGTTGGCAGGAGACTTGCCTTAATCTGCCCGGAGTGCTTCATCATGTGCTAATAGCTTGGGAGCAGGAAACGCTATCCTCGGCGGACGTTAAAAGTATTCTGGACAATATTAAGAGAAGACTTTTCAGCTTTTCCGTTTGCGCCACTAGTTTTCTGTGCGCCTACATGTATTCGGTGAAGGAAACGGAACTTCTGAAACCACTAAACATGATTCAGCAGTTTCTGGCTCCGTTGACCAGCGAAGAGCTTTCCAGCCAAGAAAACGCCAAGGAGCGACTAGCTCTGTCCTATCAGATTATCAGAAAAATGCAACACGATGTGCATCCTGCCCCAAGTACCAAATCCCGCCTCATTTCACATTCCCCGCTGGTCGAGCAGTTTCGGGAGGTGTGGCGAACAGTAGTCGATGCTGGTCACCTGCCCGTTCGCGCCGCTCAGTCATTGGAGTCGCTTCTGCTAGCCGGCGGCGCGGCGTGGCTGTCCACGCAGTTGGTGGAGCAACTGCTGGCCTGCAAGTACACAAGGGATATGTCGCGTACCATGGACGTTGTGTTTGCCGTGATGCACCTCGACATTGAGAAGACCACTGAGGCGTTGCTGCAGTACGTGGTGGCTCCACTTATACTGCGACGACAAGGGTAAATACCAATATTTTCTTCTGTatattatttcatttattattatcTACAAATCGAATCGATTTAGCAAGAAAGGATGTAAAAATTGAAACTGCTATGATAGAACTCGTACTCACAATTTGGCAATCTTTTTTTCTAGTGAGGACATTAATGAGCCCCAATCCCTGGTACTGGCCCGCCTCTGTGTTTATTGTATTATTTCCTGCCTGGAGAGCCGCAAAGGAAATGGCAGTTCGGCTTTGACGGCCATGAAGAAGCGGTCGAGATCTCACGATGAGGAGGAACTGGCGGCCAATGCAGCCAAAGTGCGCAAGGTGATTGGCGATGGCAGCGACAACTCCAGCGACTTTACGGACACTACAACCGGAGCTGGCCTGGCAGCTTTATTGGGCTCCACTTCCACATCTGAACTGCGGACTACGCCGCTTACTCTAAGAGAACCACTACAGACGAGCGTGCAGCACATTTTCGCAGTGTTCCTGCAGTTTGTCAGTGGAGATGAACTATCGCCCAAGGCCGTTTTTGTTTATCAGTTCATCTCGCTGCTGGTGGAATGCGGTGGGGAGAGGGTCGCTCCCGTCCTGCGCTTGCTGCCCAACGTCCTGGTGCAACAGCTCCTGAAAGTTTTGGTCACCGACGACATAAAAGTGGGTCTCATCAGCAGATTATACGATCTGCGAATCCAGGCAGGAAGACTATCCGCTGTGTCTGATCTTTGCCTGTGGCGAAATATGCAGATGGCCAGGCACAGCATTCATCTGTGAGGGATTTGGAGGATTGCCACATTGGGTATGCCGATTATGATTAAGAGACGGGTGGGCGAAATTGCTAAATGAATTGTATTAAAAACTAGAAATTGGTGACTTGACTCGGCTTCTTCTTTGCACGCAGTGGATTTTGCTTTCGTTTATTACAATAATTTGTTGTCGCCGATGTTCGTCTGTGTTTTGCTTCATCTTCTTCAGTTAGCGGGTGTAGGGAGAGGTGTATGGACAGGCTTAAAGTAAGAGACCTTGCGATTCCCTATATCACTTGAGCAGACAGCACTCGAAGTAGGTCTCGCCCACACAACCTCCGCGCATCGCCTTCTTTACATTGTTCTCGAACTGACGGCGGTTGGTCTGCAGGACGTCGGCCGCCTCCTTGTTGAGCGGATCCTCGGGATTGGGTTCCTGGAAGCAGTTGATTTGGATTAGTAATACTGTGTaataacaaaaacataaataatgaTCTTTAAGTggtatacataactatatcatgtttttttgtttgttttcgttaataatttaaacatttatattgAATTATTTCAGTGGACATTCAATTAAGCACAATTAGAAATCAATTGTTCACATAACAAGACATACAAACTTAATTGTATCTTGAAAACTGTGGCTGTTGATCAAGACTTATGGAACAAAGCGTATAGCCTCTAAAAGAACACAAATCTCGAAATACAAACCAGGAATAGAAACTGCAAGCCATAGACGATGGAGTTGATGTTCAGCACTGGGTTCCAGTCCTCGCGCAGAATGTTGAGGCAGACGTTGCCATCCAGGTCAATATTGGGATGGTACACCTGGGTGGCGCACTTCACCTTGGGCGGCTCGTGCGGATAGTTGGATCCGACG from Drosophila mauritiana strain mau12 chromosome 3L, ASM438214v1, whole genome shotgun sequence carries:
- the LOC117139174 gene encoding steroid hormone receptor ERR2 isoform X2; this encodes MSDGVSILHIKQEVDTPSASCFSPSSKSTATQSGTNGLKSSPSVSPERQLCSSTTSLSCDLHNVSLSNDGDSLKGSGTSGGNGGGGGTSGGNANNASAGTGSGSVRDELRRLCLVCGDVASGFHYGVASCEACKAFFKRTIQGNIEYTCPANNECEINKRRRKACQACRFQKCLLMGMLKEGVRLDRVRGGRQKYRRNPVSNSYQTMQLLYQSNTTSLCDVKILEVLNSYEPDALSVQTPPPQVHTTSITNDEASSSSGSIKLESSVGVTPNGTCIFQNNNNNDPNEILSVLSDIYDKELVSVIGWAKQIPGFIDLPLNDQMKLLQVSWAEILTLQLTFRSLPFNGKLCFATDVWMDEHLAKECGYTEFYYHCVQIAQRMERISPRREEYYLLKALLLANCDILLDDQSSLRAFRDTILNSLNDVVYLLRHSSAVSHQQQLLLLLPSLRQADDILRRFWRGIARDEVITMKKLFLEMLEPLAR
- the LOC117139174 gene encoding steroid hormone receptor ERR2 isoform X1, translated to MKFYAGEGQGTNMSDGVSILHIKQEVDTPSASCFSPSSKSTATQSGTNGLKSSPSVSPERQLCSSTTSLSCDLHNVSLSNDGDSLKGSGTSGGNGGGGGTSGGNANNASAGTGSGSVRDELRRLCLVCGDVASGFHYGVASCEACKAFFKRTIQGNIEYTCPANNECEINKRRRKACQACRFQKCLLMGMLKEGVRLDRVRGGRQKYRRNPVSNSYQTMQLLYQSNTTSLCDVKILEVLNSYEPDALSVQTPPPQVHTTSITNDEASSSSGSIKLESSVGVTPNGTCIFQNNNNNDPNEILSVLSDIYDKELVSVIGWAKQIPGFIDLPLNDQMKLLQVSWAEILTLQLTFRSLPFNGKLCFATDVWMDEHLAKECGYTEFYYHCVQIAQRMERISPRREEYYLLKALLLANCDILLDDQSSLRAFRDTILNSLNDVVYLLRHSSAVSHQQQLLLLLPSLRQADDILRRFWRGIARDEVITMKKLFLEMLEPLAR